One Dysosmobacter welbionis DNA segment encodes these proteins:
- a CDS encoding cysteine-rich VLP domain-containing protein, which translates to MDHKQLRRAKKLIRKLCCNYDHGNCLALDDGEPCVCVQGISYSLLCNWFRNAVLPADHELLADVMRERPGKRCAVCGKPVYSSSNRTKYCPACAKQERRKQDAKRKRKQYWNLRK; encoded by the coding sequence ATGGATCACAAGCAGCTCCGCCGCGCCAAGAAGCTCATTCGGAAGCTCTGCTGTAATTACGATCACGGCAACTGCCTCGCGCTGGATGATGGAGAGCCTTGCGTCTGCGTACAGGGTATTTCCTACTCGCTGCTGTGCAACTGGTTCCGAAACGCGGTACTTCCCGCCGACCATGAGTTGCTGGCCGACGTGATGCGGGAAAGGCCGGGAAAGCGCTGCGCCGTCTGCGGTAAGCCGGTCTATTCTTCCTCCAATCGCACCAAATATTGCCCCGCCTGCGCCAAGCAGGAGCGTCGAAAGCAGGACGCCAAACGGAAGCGTAAACAATACTGGAACCTCCGCAAATAG
- a CDS encoding DNA topoisomerase 3, with protein sequence MRLVIAEKPSVAQSIAAVLGAKSRYDGYLEGGGYIVSWCFGHLAELADAAVYNADDAKWTLAALPIIPTSFRFIVRSEKQKQFDILRELMRREDVAEVVNACDAGREGELIFRTVYCLAGCSKPILRLWISSMEDDAIRSGFQQLRSGRDYDGLHQSALCRAKADWLVGINATRYFSLTYGRTLNIGRVMSPTLALLVQREAEISAFVAEPFYTVQLDCGFPATTGRMKDRKDADAIANACKGKAVTVKSVERKEKSEKAPALYDLTSLQRDANRVLGYTSQQTLDYLQALYEKKLCTYPRTDSRFLTDDMEGSVPGLVAAAAAVCGMEKPPTICAKQVCSSKKVTDHHAIVPTISAEKVDIASLPLGEREVLKLAARGLLRAVDEPHRYAETVITVDCAGQSFTAKGKTVLAPGWKRYEQEQAEAAPALPVVTEQQTLSVSAASVKTGKTTPPKHFTEDTLLAAMENAGKEDMPDDAERKGIGTPATRSGIIEKLVSSGFVERRKSKKITNLLPTSTGTALITVLPEQLQSPQLTAEWEHRLKEIERGEIAPDSFMDGIAAMLHELVQTYKPIPGTEVLFPSGREAVGQCPRCGAEVTGSPKGFFCENRTCSFVLWKNSRFFTAKKKALTKSLAAALLKNGRAPLKGCYSEKTGKTYDAVVLLEDDGQHTGYKLVFDNG encoded by the coding sequence ATGCGCCTTGTGATTGCCGAAAAGCCATCCGTGGCGCAGAGCATCGCCGCCGTGCTGGGTGCAAAATCACGGTATGACGGGTATCTGGAGGGCGGCGGGTACATCGTGTCGTGGTGCTTCGGGCATCTGGCAGAGCTGGCCGACGCCGCCGTTTACAATGCCGATGATGCCAAATGGACGCTGGCGGCGCTGCCCATCATTCCTACCTCGTTCCGCTTCATCGTCCGCTCTGAAAAGCAGAAGCAGTTTGACATTCTGCGGGAGCTGATGCGCCGGGAGGATGTGGCAGAGGTGGTCAACGCCTGCGACGCTGGGCGCGAGGGTGAGCTGATCTTCCGCACGGTTTACTGCCTTGCGGGATGCTCCAAGCCGATTCTGCGGCTTTGGATTTCTTCAATGGAGGATGATGCCATCCGCAGCGGCTTCCAGCAGCTTAGGTCTGGGCGCGACTATGACGGCCTGCATCAATCTGCCCTGTGCCGCGCCAAGGCTGATTGGCTGGTTGGTATCAACGCCACGCGGTATTTCTCCCTGACGTATGGCCGCACATTGAACATCGGGCGCGTCATGTCGCCCACGCTGGCGCTGCTGGTACAGCGCGAGGCGGAGATCTCCGCATTTGTGGCAGAGCCGTTCTACACCGTCCAGCTCGATTGCGGCTTTCCCGCCACGACAGGCCGAATGAAGGACAGAAAGGATGCCGACGCCATCGCCAACGCCTGCAAGGGCAAGGCAGTAACCGTCAAAAGCGTGGAGCGCAAGGAAAAGTCTGAGAAAGCGCCCGCGCTCTACGATTTGACCTCCCTCCAGCGCGACGCCAACCGCGTTCTCGGCTACACCTCTCAGCAGACCCTCGACTATCTCCAAGCGCTCTATGAAAAGAAGCTCTGTACCTACCCGCGCACCGACAGCCGCTTCCTGACCGACGATATGGAGGGCAGCGTCCCCGGCCTTGTCGCCGCCGCTGCCGCTGTCTGCGGCATGGAGAAGCCGCCGACCATCTGCGCCAAGCAGGTATGCAGCAGTAAAAAAGTCACCGATCACCACGCCATTGTTCCCACCATCAGCGCGGAAAAGGTAGATATAGCCTCTCTGCCGCTGGGCGAACGCGAGGTGCTGAAGCTGGCGGCAAGGGGCTTGCTTCGTGCGGTGGATGAACCACATCGCTACGCAGAAACGGTCATTACGGTGGACTGTGCCGGTCAGAGCTTCACCGCCAAGGGCAAAACCGTCCTTGCACCCGGCTGGAAGCGCTATGAGCAGGAGCAGGCAGAGGCAGCGCCCGCGCTGCCGGTGGTGACGGAGCAACAGACGCTTTCCGTATCTGCCGCATCGGTCAAGACCGGAAAAACCACGCCGCCCAAGCATTTCACCGAGGATACGCTGCTGGCTGCGATGGAGAACGCGGGCAAGGAGGATATGCCAGATGATGCCGAGCGCAAGGGCATTGGCACCCCGGCGACCCGTTCCGGTATCATTGAAAAGCTGGTGTCCTCCGGTTTTGTGGAGCGCAGGAAGTCCAAGAAGATCACAAATCTGCTGCCCACCTCCACCGGCACGGCGCTTATCACCGTTCTGCCCGAACAGCTCCAGTCTCCGCAGCTCACCGCTGAATGGGAACACCGCCTGAAAGAGATCGAGCGCGGCGAAATCGCCCCGGACAGCTTCATGGATGGGATTGCCGCCATGCTACATGAGCTGGTGCAGACCTACAAACCCATCCCCGGTACGGAAGTCCTGTTCCCCTCCGGGCGTGAAGCGGTCGGCCAGTGTCCCCGCTGCGGAGCCGAGGTGACGGGATCTCCGAAGGGTTTTTTCTGTGAGAACCGCACCTGTTCCTTTGTTCTCTGGAAAAACAGCCGCTTTTTCACCGCCAAGAAAAAGGCGCTGACGAAATCTCTTGCCGCTGCGCTTTTGAAAAATGGCCGCGCCCCGCTGAAAGGCTGCTACTCGGAAAAAACCGGGAAAACCTATGATGCCGTCGTTCTTCTGGAGGATGATGGGCAGCACACGGGCTATAAGCTGGTGTTCGACAATGGCTGA
- a CDS encoding CD1107 family mobile element protein — MTKNTPRIFISLLLMLLCIGILPVSAFASGGDYPDDALPTAESSAADTQETKQIGTVTTNGGNLNVRTGAGLDNTAFTQLPNGTVVDVIGRDGDWVKILLPARVGYVYGSYLTVTDAADSTVSIGGITLPFDEKELADLWQLLVGSMTGGSDALTPDGNLTLIDDIGSSTKAGKQFITLESKNGNVFYMIIDRDDEGEETVHFLNQVDEADLMVLTGEEETPATCSCTTKCVAGTVNTSCPVCAVNMTECVGKEAKPEVPAEPTEPAAEEPEKKSGVGGILVVLLIVALGGGAAFYIFKQKKAKPQTKGSADLDDYDYGEDEDEYEFEPYEDEPEQDTTEDTDA, encoded by the coding sequence ATGACTAAGAACACACCGCGCATTTTTATCAGTCTGCTGCTGATGCTCCTGTGTATCGGGATTCTCCCCGTTTCTGCCTTTGCCAGCGGCGGTGATTATCCTGATGATGCGCTGCCCACCGCCGAAAGCAGCGCCGCAGACACACAGGAAACAAAACAGATCGGCACGGTCACGACCAACGGCGGCAACCTGAACGTCCGCACCGGCGCGGGACTGGACAACACCGCGTTTACGCAGCTCCCCAACGGCACGGTGGTCGATGTGATTGGCAGGGACGGCGATTGGGTAAAAATCCTGCTGCCCGCCCGTGTGGGCTATGTGTACGGCAGCTATCTGACCGTCACCGACGCCGCCGACAGTACCGTGAGTATCGGCGGCATTACGCTTCCGTTTGATGAAAAAGAGCTGGCCGACCTCTGGCAGCTCCTTGTCGGCAGCATGACGGGCGGCAGCGACGCGCTGACACCGGACGGCAATCTGACGCTGATCGACGATATTGGCTCCAGCACCAAGGCAGGAAAACAGTTCATTACGCTGGAAAGCAAGAACGGCAATGTGTTTTACATGATTATTGACCGTGACGATGAGGGCGAAGAAACCGTCCACTTCTTAAATCAGGTGGATGAGGCTGACCTGATGGTGCTGACCGGCGAGGAAGAAACGCCCGCCACTTGCTCCTGCACCACCAAATGCGTGGCCGGTACGGTCAATACATCCTGCCCCGTCTGCGCGGTCAACATGACCGAGTGCGTGGGCAAGGAGGCAAAGCCAGAAGTCCCCGCTGAGCCGACAGAACCCGCCGCCGAGGAACCGGAGAAAAAGAGCGGCGTGGGCGGCATCCTTGTCGTTCTGCTGATCGTCGCGCTGGGCGGCGGTGCCGCGTTCTACATCTTCAAGCAGAAAAAGGCCAAGCCGCAGACCAAGGGCAGCGCCGATCTGGACGATTATGACTACGGTGAGGATGAGGACGAATACGAGTTTGAGCCGTATGAGGACGAACCGGAACAGGATACTACGGAGGATACAGACGCATGA
- a CDS encoding DUF4315 family protein translates to MNPKIMKLRGELEKNKGKISDLQGRNRELEKQIRELEDTDIIGMVRENGMTMEQFAELFRRMQAAPAPATSEKEALNHD, encoded by the coding sequence ATGAATCCGAAAATTATGAAGCTCCGTGGAGAGCTGGAGAAGAACAAAGGCAAAATTTCCGATCTGCAAGGCCGCAACCGCGAGCTGGAAAAGCAGATTCGTGAGTTGGAGGACACCGACATCATCGGCATGGTGCGTGAGAACGGCATGACGATGGAGCAGTTTGCCGAGCTGTTCCGCCGTATGCAGGCCGCGCCTGCACCGGCCACTTCGGAAAAGGAGGCGTTGAACCATGACTAA
- a CDS encoding C40 family peptidase, whose protein sequence is MKREPRLQFSDADLAEPKLEKPIKRVKKAEAKADKAQAKIPKKTVVKRERGFDPATGKVKTQLRFEEVDKKKPPSKLTHAVRDAPANFVLSQVHREVRQSEDDNVGVEAAHKVEQAVESGGRLVQSAHRAHQLKPYRAAIRAEKKLERANLDALQKKAEIDSPTSNPVSKWQQKQAIKKQYAAAKHNQAAQTTAKAAENTAKAAKKAAEKAEKAGKYVWEHRRGFAIAAAILLMLAFLLNGLSSCSVIMDGVGSGIAASTYPSQDTDMLGAEAQYCEMEAELQRYLDTYESTHDYDEYHFDLDTIEHDPYVLISMITALHQGEWTLDEVQGTLQMLFDRQYILTEDVVVETRYRTETDTWTDADGNTHTDTYQVPYDYYICTVTLENFNLSHVPVYIMSEEQLGMYATYMATLGNRPDLFPGSGYIGKYVEGSYTDYDIPPEALDDEVFAAIIKEAEKYLGYPYVWGGSSPSTSFDCSGFVSWVINHSGWDVGRLGAQGLCNICTPVSSANVKPGDLVFFTGTYDTPGVSHVGIYVGNNMMIHCGDPISYANLNSSYWQSHFYRYGRLP, encoded by the coding sequence ATGAAAAGAGAACCGCGTTTGCAGTTTTCCGACGCCGATCTTGCCGAGCCGAAGCTGGAAAAGCCCATCAAGCGGGTGAAAAAAGCGGAGGCCAAGGCGGATAAGGCGCAGGCGAAAATCCCCAAGAAAACCGTGGTCAAAAGGGAACGCGGCTTTGATCCGGCCACCGGCAAGGTCAAAACGCAGCTCCGTTTTGAGGAAGTGGATAAGAAAAAGCCGCCCTCAAAGCTGACCCATGCCGTGCGGGATGCCCCCGCCAACTTTGTTCTCTCTCAGGTTCACCGGGAGGTGCGGCAGAGCGAGGATGACAATGTAGGCGTAGAGGCCGCGCACAAGGTAGAGCAAGCCGTGGAGAGCGGCGGGCGGCTGGTGCAGTCTGCCCACCGCGCCCATCAGCTCAAGCCTTATCGTGCTGCCATCCGTGCAGAGAAAAAGCTGGAACGAGCCAATCTTGACGCGCTCCAGAAGAAAGCAGAGATCGACAGCCCCACCAGCAATCCCGTTTCCAAGTGGCAGCAGAAGCAGGCCATCAAAAAGCAGTATGCCGCTGCCAAGCACAATCAGGCGGCGCAGACTACGGCAAAGGCGGCAGAGAATACCGCCAAGGCCGCGAAAAAAGCCGCTGAAAAGGCTGAGAAAGCGGGCAAATATGTGTGGGAACACCGGCGCGGCTTTGCCATTGCCGCCGCAATTCTGCTGATGCTGGCATTTCTGCTCAACGGCCTGTCCTCCTGCTCGGTGATAATGGATGGCGTCGGCTCCGGGATCGCGGCCAGTACCTATCCGTCGCAGGACACCGATATGCTGGGTGCGGAAGCGCAGTATTGCGAAATGGAGGCAGAGCTTCAGCGCTACCTCGACACCTACGAAAGCACCCATGACTACGATGAGTACCACTTTGATCTAGACACCATCGAGCATGACCCCTATGTACTCATTTCCATGATTACGGCGCTGCATCAAGGGGAATGGACGCTGGATGAGGTGCAGGGTACGCTCCAGATGCTCTTTGACCGCCAGTACATTTTGACCGAGGATGTGGTGGTGGAAACCCGCTACCGCACAGAAACCGACACATGGACAGACGCGGACGGCAACACCCATACGGACACCTATCAGGTGCCGTATGACTACTACATCTGCACGGTCACGCTGGAAAACTTCAATCTCTCCCATGTTCCCGTCTACATTATGAGCGAAGAACAGCTCGGAATGTACGCCACCTATATGGCCACCCTCGGCAACCGTCCCGACCTGTTCCCCGGTTCAGGCTACATCGGCAAGTATGTGGAGGGCAGCTATACCGACTACGACATTCCCCCGGAGGCGCTGGACGATGAGGTATTCGCCGCTATCATCAAGGAAGCGGAAAAGTATCTCGGCTACCCCTACGTTTGGGGCGGCAGCAGCCCCTCCACCTCGTTTGACTGTTCGGGCTTCGTCAGTTGGGTCATCAATCATTCCGGTTGGGATGTGGGCAGACTGGGCGCGCAGGGGCTTTGCAATATCTGTACGCCCGTATCCTCTGCCAACGTCAAGCCGGGCGATCTGGTGTTTTTCACCGGAACGTATGATACCCCAGGTGTCAGCCATGTGGGTATCTATGTTGGCAACAATATGATGATCCACTGTGGCGACCCGATCTCTTATGCGAACTTAAATTCAAGCTATTGGCAGTCCCATTTCTACCGCTATGGGCGCTTGCCGTAA
- a CDS encoding VirB4-like conjugal transfer ATPase, CD1110 family, with the protein MSEKKKLTRAERKQIEAAIARANRTDKKEKSAQDSIPYQRMWPDGICRVTDTRYTKTIQYQDINYQLSQNEDKTAIFEAWCDFLNYFDSSVQFQLSFVNLSASQETFARSISIPPCGDEFDGIRTEYAGMLQNQLARGNNGLIKTKYLTFGVEADNLRAAKPRLERIETDLLNNFKRLGVVAAPLNGFERLHVMHDILRMDEQEPFRFSWDWLAPSGLSTKDFIAPSSFEFKTGRQFRMGKKLGAVSFVQILAPELNDRMLADFLDMESSVLVNLHVQSVDQVNAIKTVKRKITDLDKSKIEEQKKAVRAGYDMDIIPSDLATYGAEAKKLLQDLQSRNERMFLLTFLILNTADTPRQLDNNIFQTSSIAQKYNCALTRLDFQQEEGLMSSLPLGLNQIEIQRGLTTSSVAIFVPFTTQELFQNGSEALYYGINALSNNLIMVDRKLLKNPNGLILGTPGSGKSFSAKREITNAFLICPKDDIIICDPEGEYTPLVERLHGQVIKLSPTGKGYDGSPCYINPMDLNLDYSDDDNPLSLKSDFILSLCELIVGGKDGLAPVEKTIIDRCVRIVYRDYLNDPKPENMPLLEDLYNALRAQDEKEAQYIATALEIYVTGSLNVFNHHTNVDVNSRIVCYDIKELGKQLKKIGMLVVQDQVWNRVTINRAAHKTTRYYLDEFHLLLKEEQTASYSVEIWKRYRKWGGIPTGITQNVKDLLSSREVENIFENSDFIYMLNQAAGDRQILAKQLNISPHQLSYVTHSGEGEGLLFYGNTILPFIDHFPKDTELYRVMTTKPQEVASA; encoded by the coding sequence TTGTCCGAAAAGAAAAAGCTGACCCGCGCCGAACGAAAACAGATCGAAGCCGCCATCGCAAGAGCGAACCGAACGGATAAGAAAGAAAAATCGGCGCAGGACAGCATCCCGTATCAGCGTATGTGGCCGGACGGTATTTGCCGTGTGACCGACACGCGCTACACCAAAACGATCCAGTATCAGGACATCAACTACCAGCTCTCGCAGAACGAGGACAAGACCGCCATCTTTGAGGCGTGGTGCGATTTCCTGAACTACTTTGACAGCTCCGTGCAATTCCAGCTTTCCTTTGTGAACCTCTCGGCTTCGCAGGAAACCTTTGCACGGAGCATTTCCATTCCGCCCTGCGGGGACGAGTTTGACGGCATCCGCACCGAGTACGCCGGTATGCTGCAAAATCAGCTTGCCCGCGGCAACAACGGCCTCATTAAGACCAAGTATCTCACGTTCGGCGTTGAGGCCGACAACCTCCGCGCTGCCAAGCCCCGTTTGGAGCGCATCGAAACCGACCTCCTGAACAACTTCAAGCGGCTGGGCGTTGTGGCTGCGCCGCTGAACGGCTTTGAGCGCCTGCACGTCATGCACGACATTCTGCGGATGGACGAGCAGGAACCGTTCCGCTTTTCGTGGGACTGGCTGGCTCCCTCTGGGCTGTCCACTAAGGACTTTATCGCGCCCAGCTCCTTTGAGTTCAAGACCGGCAGGCAGTTTCGTATGGGCAAAAAGCTGGGCGCGGTCAGCTTCGTGCAGATTCTGGCACCGGAGCTGAACGACCGGATGCTGGCGGATTTTCTGGATATGGAGAGCAGCGTCCTCGTCAATCTCCATGTGCAGTCTGTGGATCAGGTCAACGCCATCAAGACCGTCAAGCGCAAGATCACCGATCTCGACAAATCCAAAATCGAAGAACAGAAAAAAGCCGTCCGCGCCGGGTACGACATGGACATCATTCCAAGCGACCTTGCTACCTACGGCGCAGAGGCCAAAAAGCTGTTGCAGGATTTGCAGTCCCGCAACGAGCGAATGTTCCTGCTGACCTTCCTCATTCTCAACACAGCGGACACGCCCCGGCAGCTCGACAACAACATCTTCCAGACCTCCAGCATCGCGCAGAAATATAACTGCGCGCTGACCCGGCTGGACTTCCAGCAGGAGGAAGGACTGATGAGCAGTCTCCCGCTGGGGCTGAATCAGATCGAGATTCAGCGGGGCTTGACCACCTCCAGCGTAGCGATCTTCGTCCCCTTCACCACGCAGGAGCTGTTCCAGAACGGTTCGGAGGCGCTGTACTACGGCATCAACGCCCTTTCCAACAACCTCATCATGGTAGACCGGAAGCTGCTGAAAAATCCCAACGGTCTGATTTTAGGCACTCCCGGCAGCGGCAAGTCGTTTTCGGCAAAACGTGAGATCACCAATGCGTTTCTCATCTGCCCCAAGGATGACATCATCATCTGTGACCCGGAGGGCGAATATACGCCGCTGGTGGAGCGTCTGCACGGTCAGGTCATTAAGCTGTCGCCCACCGGCAAGGGCTACGACGGTTCGCCCTGCTACATCAATCCGATGGACTTGAATCTGGATTACAGCGACGATGATAACCCGCTGAGCCTGAAATCCGACTTCATTCTGTCGCTGTGCGAGTTGATCGTCGGAGGCAAGGATGGGCTTGCCCCTGTGGAAAAGACCATCATCGACCGCTGCGTTCGCATCGTCTACCGGGACTACCTCAATGACCCGAAGCCGGAGAATATGCCGCTGCTGGAGGACTTGTATAACGCCCTCCGTGCGCAGGATGAAAAAGAAGCGCAGTACATCGCCACTGCTTTGGAAATCTACGTCACCGGCTCGCTGAATGTGTTCAACCATCACACGAACGTGGATGTGAATAGCCGCATCGTCTGCTACGACATCAAGGAACTGGGCAAGCAGCTCAAAAAAATCGGGATGCTGGTGGTGCAGGATCAGGTGTGGAACCGTGTGACCATCAACCGCGCCGCCCATAAAACGACCCGCTACTATCTTGACGAGTTCCATCTTCTCTTGAAGGAGGAACAGACGGCCTCGTACAGTGTCGAGATTTGGAAGCGCTATCGCAAATGGGGCGGCATCCCCACCGGGATCACGCAAAATGTCAAAGACCTGTTATCCAGCCGCGAGGTTGAGAACATTTTTGAGAACAGCGATTTCATCTATATGCTCAATCAGGCCGCTGGCGACCGGCAGATTCTCGCAAAGCAGCTCAACATTTCGCCGCATCAGCTTTCTTATGTGACCCACTCCGGCGAGGGCGAGGGGCTGCTGTTCTACGGCAACACGATCCTGCCCTTCATTGACCACTTCCCGAAGGACACCGAGCTGTACCGCGTCATGACCACCAAACCGCAAGAGGTGGCGTCGGCATGA
- a CDS encoding PrgI family protein yields the protein MAYVNVPKDLTKVKTKVLFNLTKRQLICFGSGALIGVPLFFLLKGSIGTSPAAMVMMVVMIPAMLFAMYEKNGQPLEVVIRNIYRVCFQRPKQRPYKTNNFYAVLERQNQLDREVYQIVRKEKADPRRTKTDRSRHRKSEPNG from the coding sequence ATGGCCTATGTCAACGTCCCAAAGGACTTAACCAAAGTTAAGACCAAGGTATTATTCAACCTCACGAAACGACAGCTCATCTGCTTCGGAAGCGGCGCGCTCATCGGCGTACCGCTTTTCTTCTTGCTCAAGGGCAGCATCGGCACCAGCCCCGCCGCCATGGTGATGATGGTGGTGATGATCCCGGCTATGCTGTTCGCCATGTATGAAAAGAACGGTCAGCCGTTGGAGGTCGTCATCCGCAACATCTACCGCGTGTGTTTCCAGAGGCCGAAGCAGCGCCCGTATAAGACCAACAATTTCTATGCCGTTTTGGAGCGGCAAAACCAGTTAGACCGGGAGGTGTATCAAATTGTCCGAAAAGAAAAAGCTGACCCGCGCCGAACGAAAACAGATCGAAGCCGCCATCGCAAGAGCGAACCGAACGGATAA
- a CDS encoding XF1762 family protein produces MLTLTPVALATANAFVNAHHRHHKATAGHKFSIGCAKDGELVGVAIVGRPVSRYLDDGWTLEVNRLCTTGEKNACSILYAASARAAKAMGYRKIITYTLDSESGSSLRAAGWSCAGLAGGKCWTGSRKPASALYPAQMKLRYEKLL; encoded by the coding sequence ATGCTGACACTCACGCCCGTCGCGCTTGCAACAGCGAACGCATTTGTCAATGCGCATCACCGGCACCATAAGGCAACTGCTGGACATAAGTTTTCCATCGGCTGTGCCAAGGATGGAGAGCTTGTCGGTGTTGCAATCGTAGGCCGTCCTGTGAGCCGGTATCTGGATGATGGCTGGACATTGGAGGTCAATCGTCTTTGCACCACCGGTGAGAAGAACGCTTGTAGCATCCTTTATGCCGCATCCGCGCGGGCGGCAAAGGCAATGGGATACCGCAAGATCATCACCTATACGCTGGATAGCGAGAGCGGCAGCAGTCTCCGCGCCGCTGGTTGGAGCTGCGCAGGCTTGGCAGGCGGCAAATGCTGGACAGGCAGCCGTAAGCCCGCCTCCGCTTTGTACCCGGCGCAGATGAAACTTCGATATGAAAAGCTCTTGTAA
- a CDS encoding VirB6/TrbL-like conjugal transfer protein, CD1112 family, with amino-acid sequence MDFLWDKITEWLKEMLIGGIVSNLSGMFDATNQKVAEISGQVGLSPQAWNGSIFSMIQNLSETVIVPIAGAILAFVMTLELIQLITDKNNLNDMDTWIFFKWAFKSAAAVLIVTNTWTIVMGVFDAAQSVVASASGLIIGDTSINISSVMVGIEDRLMEMELGPLFGLWFQSLFVGITMWALTICIFIITFGRMIEIYLVTSVAPIPMATMMGKEWGGMGQNYIRSLLALGFQAFLIIVCVAIYAVLVQNIALVDDIIYAIWTCMGYTVLLCFCLFKTSSLAKSVFNAH; translated from the coding sequence ATGGATTTCTTATGGGATAAGATCACGGAATGGCTGAAAGAAATGCTCATCGGCGGTATCGTGAGCAATCTGTCCGGGATGTTCGATGCAACCAATCAAAAGGTTGCCGAGATCTCCGGTCAGGTGGGCTTATCGCCGCAGGCATGGAACGGCAGCATTTTCAGCATGATACAAAACCTGTCGGAAACCGTGATCGTCCCCATCGCAGGCGCAATTCTCGCCTTTGTGATGACGCTGGAACTGATCCAGCTCATTACCGACAAAAATAACCTCAACGACATGGACACATGGATATTCTTCAAGTGGGCGTTCAAGTCCGCTGCCGCTGTCCTGATTGTAACAAACACATGGACGATTGTGATGGGCGTGTTCGATGCCGCCCAAAGCGTCGTTGCCAGCGCCTCCGGGCTGATTATCGGCGACACCAGCATCAACATTTCAAGCGTCATGGTGGGCATTGAGGATCGGCTGATGGAAATGGAGCTGGGGCCACTGTTCGGCCTGTGGTTCCAGTCACTGTTCGTTGGCATTACCATGTGGGCGCTGACCATCTGCATTTTCATTATCACATTCGGAAGAATGATTGAAATATATCTCGTCACCTCTGTTGCCCCCATCCCAATGGCGACCATGATGGGCAAGGAATGGGGCGGCATGGGGCAGAATTACATCCGTTCCCTGCTGGCGCTGGGCTTCCAAGCGTTTTTGATTATCGTCTGCGTTGCCATTTACGCGGTTCTGGTGCAGAATATCGCGCTTGTGGATGACATCATCTACGCCATCTGGACTTGCATGGGCTACACGGTGCTGCTGTGCTTCTGCCTGTTCAAAACGAGCAGCCTTGCCAAGTCCGTGTTCAATGCACATTAA